One genomic segment of Brassica napus cultivar Da-Ae chromosome A3, Da-Ae, whole genome shotgun sequence includes these proteins:
- the LOC106428067 gene encoding probable mediator of RNA polymerase II transcription subunit 26b — protein sequence MKPPQSASLDRWRDYFRRGGSDIFEIIDHAIMVAATDCPNKFKSRRDKIAELLFSCRVTRCNGCHHSSELSLPGEEEAVDGSKESKVNSSRGDNNQIIVGGYDCDDDDDDDEAEALSDAIEEFSVVFKEVVRIKEIFLNKDDEPHSVILEALRKLKLMSLDVDVLKSTEIGKAVNGLRKHGSDKIRQLAKTLIAEWKELVDQWVNTTKEIAGGAEGTPESANPSVVDEEEEEVFPSLPYGVDIFTPEANGFEMLNGDFFDSLDFDGNPCNSGEYNTSREDQRRPQKRRPEGTQMRIQKPSPADGTRRPLNQRMKNEVGSVHKSESPMIQRRKPPQEKLKGLDADAKFEFAKRKLQESYQQHDKAKKQRTIQVLETIPKQGSAAQKPQLKRPGMNNRNWANGRK from the exons ATGAAACCACCACAATCTGCTTCGTTAGATAGGTGGAGAGACTATTTCCGGCGAGGAGGCTCCGATATATTCGAGATCATCGATCACGCCATCATGGTCGCTGCTACCGATTGTCCGAACAAATTCAAATCGAGAAGAGACAAAATCGCAGAGCTTCTCTTCTCGTGCAGAGTCACTCGCTGCAACGGATGCCACCACAGCAGCGAGCTATCTCTTCCCGGAGAAGAAGAGGCGGTTGATGGGAGTAAAGAGAGCAAAGTTAATAGTAGCAGAGGAGATAACAATCAGATTATTGTTGGCGGTTATgattgtgatgatgatgatgatgatgatgaagctgaggCTTTGAGTGATGCGATTGAAGAGTTCTCTGTGGTTTTTAAGGAAGTTGTTAGGATCAAAGAGATCTTTCTCAATAAAGACGACgag CCACACTCGGTGATACTTGAGGCTTTGAGAAAGCTAAAGTTGATGTCTTTGGATGTGGATGTTCTCAAG AGTACTGAGATAGGAAAGGCTGTTAATGGTTTGAGGAAACATGGCTCTGATAAAATTCGTCAACTTGCAAAGACTCTGATCGC AGagtggaaggagcttgttgatcaatGGGTGAACACCACCAAGGAGATCGCTG GTGGTGCTGAAGGTACACCAGAGTCTGCTAATCCATCTGtagttgatgaagaagaagaagaagtgtttccTTCACTTCCGTATGGTGTTGATATCTTTACACCGGAAGCAAACGGATTTGAAATGTTAAATGGAGATTTCTTTGATTCCTTGGACTTTGATGGAA ATCCTTGTAACTCTGGAGAATACAACACAAGCAGAGAAGACCAAAGAAGACCACAGAAGAGAAGACCAGAGGGAACACAAATGAGGATACAGAAGCCATCACCAGCTGATGGGACTAGGAGACCTCTTAATCAAAGGATGAAGAACGAAGTGGGATCTGTTCACAAGTCTGAAAGCCCCATGATCCAAAGGAGGAAACCTCCACAAGAA AAACTTAAAGGTCTTGACGCAGACGCAAAGTTTGAGTTTGCTAAAAGGAAACTTCAAGAGAGCTACCAACAACATGATAAAG CCAAGAAGCAGAGAACAATACAAGTACTTGAGACGATACCAAAGCAAGGTAGTGCTGCTCAGAAACCGCAACTCAAGAGACCTGGAATGAACAACCGGAACTGGGCAAACGGTCGTAAATAG
- the LOC106428059 gene encoding autophagy-related protein 18e gives MSSMIFSTVRGIGSFLKSKTYDQPIDVAAKGDTKVLSVSWNQDWSGFSVGTERGFNVYSCNPIKESISRETHKSGFKIVEMLFLSNLFALVGNGYSNSEYPPNKVFIWNDHTNSCFCELGFKSQVVAVKLRRKHIVVVLERSVYVYNFTNLKVQSIIETVENPRGLCCVSQAEAKAVMACPGLHPGQVQVRDLKRNIVKVIKAHDSDIACMSLTLDGSLLATASTKGTLIRIFNSLDGTLLQEFRRGMERAEIYSVAISSNMKWVAASSEKGTLHVFHLRPDILSSPKDIDHASSLSLIRGILPMYSYGNERSFAQFSLPVSTKFIVGFGPENTVLLVGMDGSFRRCRFDGEGGQMVEMEHKHFFSLTQTEEAVVVI, from the exons atgaGTTCGATGATATTCTCCACAGTCCGTGGAATAGGATCGTTCTTAAAATCCAAAACTTACGATCAACCAATAGATGTAGCCGCCAAGGGCGACACAAAGGTATTATCAGTGTCCTGGAACCAGGACTGGAGCGGTTTCAGTGTCGGAACAGAACGTGGCTTCAATGTATACAGCTGCAACCCAATCAAAGAAAGCATCAGCCGCGAAACACACAAATCCGGCTTCAAAATCGTGGAGATGCTCTTCCTCTCAAATCTCTTCGCTCTTGTCGGCAACGGTTACAGCAACTCGGAGTATCCTCCTAACAAAGTCTTCATCTGGAATGATCATACGAACAGCTGTTTCTGCGAGCTCGGTTTTAAATCACAAGTTGTGGCGGTGAAACTGAGGAGAAAACACATTGTGGTTGTCCTAGAAAGAAGTGTCTATGTCTACAATTTCACTAACCTCAAGGTTCAGTCTATTATCGAAACCGTTGAGAATCCAAGAGGGCTCTGTTGCGTCTCTCAAGCTGAGGCGAAAGCAGTCATGGCTTGCCCCGGGTTGCACCCGGGGCAAGTCCAGGTCCGTGACTTGAAAAGGAATATAGTCAAAGTCATCAAAGCTCATGATTCTGATATTGCTTGCATGAGTTTGACTCTTGATGGAAGTTTGCTAGCTACTGCTAGCACCAAAGGAACACTGATCAGGATCTTTAACTCCCTTGATGGTACTCTCTTACAAGAG TTTCGGAGAGGGATGGAGAGAGCAGAGATCTATAGCGTTGCAATCTCTTCTAATATGAAATGGGTGGCTGCGTCAAGTGAGAAAGGGACTCTCCATGTGTTTCATCTGAGACCTGACATTCTTAGTTCACCAAAAGACATCGATCACGCTTCATCATTGTCGTTAATAAGAG GGATATTGCCAATGTATTCTTATGGCAATGAACGGTCGTTTGCTCAATTCTCGTTACCGGTTTCCACCAAGTTCATTGTAGGTTTTGGACCAGAGAACACAGTTCTACTTGTAGGCATGGATGGAAG TTTCCGAAGATGCAGGTTTGATGGAGAAGGAGGGCAGATGGTGGAGATGGAACACAAACACTTCTTCTCATTAACACAAACAGAGGAGGCAGTGGTTGTGATATGA